The region tgtgtgactttgggcaagtcacttcacttctctgggcctcagttacctcatctggaaaatggggattaaaactgtaagccccccatgggacaacttgattaccttgtagcctccccagtgcttagaacagtgctttgcacatagtaagcgctgaataccactgttgggtagggactgtctctatatgttgccgacttgtacttcccaagcgcttagtacagtgctctgcacacagtaagcgctcaataaatacgattgattgattattaagtacagcgctaatcacttagtacagtgctttgcacacagtaagcgctcaataagtatgactgaatgaagggggtGCTCCGAAAGTGCCGCTGTCGCCGCCACCactgctattataataataataatagcatttattaagcgcttactatgtgcaaagcactgttctaagcgctggggctgttacagggtgatcaggttttcccacagggggctcacagtcttcatccccattttacagatgaggtcactgaggcccagagaataataataataatgatggtatttgttaagcgcttactatgtgcaaacagtgttctaagcgctggagtgaagtgacttgcccaaggtcacacagcagacatgtggcggagccgggattcgaacccatgacctctgactccaaagcccgtgccctctccacttgaaccacgctgcttcttttattacATCTGCTTACTACATcggtgggagacagagagtagGGACGGCTAGTCCAGGTGGGAAGCTGGGAAGTCCAGCGGAGGATGACGGGAGAGCGGAGAGCGGGAAATCCGTTGGATTATCCGGGCTTGGGAACTGGGACTCTTGGGGTGTTTTagctgattttagactgtgagcccactgttggtagggaccgtctctatatgttgccaatttgtacttcccaagcgcttagtacagtgctctgcacacagtaagcgctcaataaatgcgattgattgatgattcgtACATattctggggggcagagggagggagaacctggGACGGGAGCAAGACGGGGCCGGGAGAGGGAAGCCAGGAATTCAGGAttcgggagtggggaaggggttcGGGCCGGGCCACCGCTCCCCTGAACCCCAAGCTGCTCCGCAGGACTTCGATCACCACTGCAAGTGGGTGAACAACTGCGTCGGCCACCGCAACTTCCGCTGCTTCCTGCTGCTGGTGTGGTCGCTCAGCCTGTACACCGGCGCTGTGCTGGCCTCCTGCCTGGCCTTTTTCGTGTACAGCTATCACCGGCCTTTCTCCGTGGACAAGTTCTGCGCGTAGCCGAGCGGGAACGGGCCGAGAGAGCGGGCGAGGGGCGAGGGGACGGGCAGAGCCCAGGCAGTccggcctactggataaagcccgAGCCTAGGAATCGgaagggtttgggttctaatgccacatcCGCCTTTTAGTCTGTTGTTttacctgggtcaagtcacttaataataataataataatgttggtatttgttaagcgcttagcactgttctaagcgctgggggagatacaaggtaatcaggttgtcccacgtggggctcacagactgaatccccattttatagatgagggaactgaggcccggagaagtgaagtgacttgcccaaagtcacacagccgacaagtggcggagccgggatttgaacccctgacctctgactccaaagcccgggctctttccactgagccacgccgcttccaacttaacttcttaactgaacttctccgtgcctcagttccctcatctgtaaaatggggatggagactgggagccccacgtgggaccgcctgattagcttgtatctaccccagtgcttggcacataataagcacttaacagataccgtcattattattattattattattattgttctctgggcctcagttaccccagtgcttggcacataataagcgcttaacatataccgtcattattattattattattattattattattattattattattgttctctgggcctcagttaccccagtgcttggcacataataagcacttgacagataccattattattattattattattattattattattattattattattgttctctgggcctcagttaccccagtgcttgacacataataagcgcttaacagataccgtcattattattattattattattattgttctctgggcttcagttaccccagtgcttggcacataataagcacttaacagataccctcattattattattattattattattattattattattattattattgttctctgggcctcagctaccccagtgcttggcacataataagtgcttaacagataccatcattattattattattattattattgttgttgttctctgggcctcagttaccccagtgcttggcacataataagcgcttaacagataccatcatcattattattactatcattattattgttctctgggcctcagttaccccggtgcttggcacataataagcgcttaacagataccgtcattattattattattattattattgttctctgggcctcagttacctccgctgtaaaatgggggttatgagccctatatgggacatggattgtgtccaacctgattagcttgtatcttccctggtgcctagtacagtgacaggtctgtagtaagcgctgaacggatatcataaaaaagaggcCAGGAGAGGTGTTAGAGAGGTGGTCCCCTCCTTCGCCCgtcaatctgggcaaatttgggCAAAGGGcaaggaatcaatcaaacaatccgtgctatttattgagcacttcctgtgtgcagagcattgtgctaataatactgatggcatttattaagcgcttactatgtggaaagcactgttctaagcgctgaataataatgatggcatttattaagcacttactatgtgcaaagcactgttctaagtgctgaataataatgatggcatttattaagcgcttactatgtgcaatgcactgttctaagcgctgaataataatgatggcatttattaagcgcttactatgtgcaaagcactgttctaagcgctgaataataatgatggcatttattaagcgcttactatgtgcaaagcactgttctaagcgctgaataataatgatggcatttattaagcgcttactatgtgcaaagcactgttctaagcgctgaataataatgatggcatttattaagcgcttactatgtgcaaagcactgttctaagcgctgaataataataattgcatttattaagcgcttactaggtgcaaagcactgttctaagtgctgaataataatgatggcatttattaagtgcttactatgtgcaaagccctgttctaagcgctgcagaggttacaaggtgatcaggttgtcccacggagggctcacagtcttcacccccatttttacagatgagggaactgaggcccagagaagtgaagtgacttgcccaaagtcacacagcagacgtgcggtggaggcaggatttgaacccatgacctctgactccaaagcccgtgatctttcaactgagccatgctgcttctctactgctaagcgcttgggagagtcagcgtggcttagtggaaagagcacgggcttggtaatcagaggtcgtggattcttgtcagctgtgtgaccttgggcaagtcatcatcaatcgtatttattgagcgcttactgtgtgcagagcactgtactaagcgcttgggaagtacaagttggcaacatatagagacagtccctaaccaacagtgggctcacagtctaaaaagtcacttaacttctctgggcctcagttccctcgtctgtaaaatggggttgataatggcatttgttaagcacttactatgtgcaaagcactgttctaagcgctggggggatacaaagtgatcaggttgtcccgcatggggctcacagtcatcatccccattttacagatgagggaactgaggctccgagaagttaagtgacttgcccaaggtcacacagcagacacgttggcggagctgggattcgaacccatgacctctgactccaaagcccgggctctttccactgtgagccccacgtgggaccacctgattgccttgtgtctaccccagcgcttagaacggtgcttggcacatagtaagcgcttaacgaataccaacattattattacaatacaatagccacattccctgcccacagtgagcttgtagtctagagggggaatcaatcaatcaatcaatcatatttattgagcgcttactgtgtgcagagcactgtactaagctcttgggaaatacaagctgtcTACTTACTCGattagactttcccaagcgcttcatgcaGTGCACAGGTTGGGCGATCACTAAATACTACGGACTGATTGACGGACGGCTTGGACTTATTGATCGGTCGGTTCTCCTTAACGCGGGAGGGGACCAGCGTGGTGGTATCGGTCCCAGCGGCGATCTTCCTGGTGCCATTGCTGCTGCTCCTGGGTCTGCAGGCCCTGTCGGTCAGCGCGGCCGAGCGGTCCTTCGAGAGCAAGGTAAGGGTGGCCAACGCAGTCACCGCCGCGGTAACACAAGCAACccgctcccaagcccgtcctcatcatcatcaatcggatttattgagcgcttactgtgtgcagagcactgtactaagcgcttgggaagtccaagttggcaacatctagagacggtccctatccaacagtgggctcacagtctagaagggggagacagagaataaaaccaaacatactcacaaaataaaataaatagaatagatatgtacaagtaaaataaatagataaataaatagagtaataaatccgtacaaacgtatatacatatatacaggtgctgtggggaagggaaggagggaagatggggggatggagagggggacgagggggagaggaaggaaggggctcagtctgggaaggccttgtctgctctgtgtccttggacaagtcacttcgctgctctgtgcctcagtttcctcatctgtaaaatggggtttagaccgggagccttatgtgggacagggattgggtccaacctgattagcttgtatctaataatcataataatgatggcatttattaagtgcttactatgtgcaaagcactgttcttagcgctggggaggttacatggtgatcaggttgtcccacgggggctcacagtcttcacccccattttaattattatttaatttattattattattattattatcattattattattattattcctgacccCTCTTGGTGCAGATCCCGGGGTGACCGGCAGAGGTCAGGCACTGCCCTTGTCTTGGGGTGGCctggtctctcattcattcattcattcagtcgtatttattgagcgcttactgtgggcagagcactggactaagcgcttgggaagtacaagttggcaacatatagagatttgaacccatgacccctgactcccaagcccgtgttctttccactgagccacgctgcttcgctcccagctctgtacagagcatgctaccaagcgcttgggaagtccaagttggcaacatacagagacggtccctacccaacagcgggctcacagtctagaaggggggagacagagaacaaaacaaaatatattaacaaaataaaataagtagaataaatatgtacaagtaaaataaataaatagagtaataaatccatacaaacatatatacatatatacaggtgctgtggggaggggaaggaggaaaggcgggtgggatggagagggggaggagggggagaggaaggagggggctgagtgtgggaaggcctcctggaggaggggagctctcagtagggccttgaagggaggtagaggcagCCGACTAGGGCCTTGACTGGgggatttcctctcccttcttttccctgatGGCCCCCACCCACTCCTCTCTCCTCAGTGCCATTACCTGCGGAACTACAACCCCTTCAACCAGGGCTGCCTCCTCAATTGGTATTTGGCCCTTTGTGCGCCACTGGGACCCAAGTGAGTCGGGGGAAGTGGGGCTCCAGAAGAGGGTGACGGCATCTCCGTCACTCCCTCACCTGTCCCGTTTCCCCTCGGGACTGTCCTTTCCTTTCATCCCTTTCATTCCtttcgtgagaagcagcatggctcagtggaaagagcccgggctttggagtcagaggtcatgagttcaaatccctcctctgccaattgtcctctgtgtgactttgggcaaaccacttaacttttctgtgcctcagttatctcatctataaaatggggattaagactgggagccccccgcgggacaacctgatcaccttgtaacctccccagcgcatagaacagtgctttgcacatagtaagtgcttaataaatgccattatcattattattattattgtaacatccccagcgcttagaacaatagtttgcaaacggtaagcacttaataaatgccattattattattattattgtaacatccccagcgcttagaacaatgttttgcacacagtaagcgcttaataaatgccattattattattatccatcatcatcatcatcaatcgtatttattgagcgcttactatgtgcagagcactgtactaagcgcttgggaagtacaaattggcaacacatagagacagtccctacccaacagtgggctcacggtctactccttctcttcatcccttctccctctttctcctctccccccttcctcttcccccttgatCTTGCCTCAGGGATTTTTAGATGGGACCCAGTTGgcaagggctgggaggagggtgcCCACGTCcctttcccagctcttccaaattctccctgcctccatctctccctgcttctctttcctcccctgatcacactccccacccagaatggaggtgggatgggggtggtccAGATCAGGGGAAGGGGGTCTACGGATCCAGGCAGAGGGCCCTCTCTGACAGGGGAGgatgtgtaagcgcttaacaaataccattattattattatgactggcgGGGTGTCTTCCAGGTACATGGCCGAGGCTGTCCAGCTGCAGAGGGTGTTGGGCCCTGACTGGACTGGGGTGCCTGACCACCCCTGGGCCCGCTGGCAAGCAAACCCCGATGTCTTCCCGCAGCCTCTGTGGAGGCTGGAGAGGGAGTCTCTGGGCAGAGGGGAGGCAGCCGCTCTTCAGGAGGTAAGGggaagagtggcagagcgggaGAAGCCAGTTAGCGGTGGGCAGCTCTGACTGAAGGCAAGCGGGaagcggggagggcagaggtggaggcttccatgagacccagagaaccgagtctcccttcccctcctccaatcctccatcccagccctgagaCCCACccctgagaggggagcagagctggggagggggaagaccagCGGAACACaactggggaactgaggcaccaagaagaggAGACActttgtgtttgtgtgcgtgagtGAGTGCATAGATttctcccccgccctcctccctctcatcttTGACCGCAGGTGTCCGATGTCCTGCCCCAGCCGAAGGAGACCCCAAGATGGGGCCTGTCCCCCAGCCCGAACCCGCATGCCGGGCCCAGGCAAGGACCCCAGCTGGATCCCATCTCCTGCCCAGAACCCCCCAGGCCTCCTGCCCGTGGGAGTGATGGACTCCCTTAGTCATCATTAAATCACCTTCACCAGCCCTTACAGGACTCCTGAATGTCTCTGGGTCCCCACGTGGGGGGCTCCTGGGAaatgagggaggggcagggggtctgTGAAGGGGGCAAGTGAATGGGTGGGCGGGTATCAATCCCCAGGGCCCTGGTGAACAGCAAGGAGAAAGGGATGATAGCTTCTCTTCCCTTAGCTTTGTTTCCCACCATTCCCCAGTTGGGCTGGAGTcaacatcccctccctcctcatcctcctctccccatcccctctccagcccagagcCCTGGCTAGGATCGGGGGACAGACGGGGAACCCTTTGGGTGTGTACCCCATTATTGCAGTTATAATATttgcattggttaagtgcttatta is a window of Tachyglossus aculeatus isolate mTacAcu1 chromosome 1, mTacAcu1.pri, whole genome shotgun sequence DNA encoding:
- the ZDHHC19 gene encoding palmitoyltransferase ZDHHC19, whose product is MPPGPSPRPWALPSLFAAINVALLVSLSGLFFSFPCRWLVQQGHWVFPVLTGTLFVPTLVSLVLLNFSDPGTLHRGTEWQCPREVRVMWVNRTAFRLQWCPKCCYHRPPRTIHCPTCNICVEDFDHHCKWVNNCVGHRNFRCFLLLVWSLSLYTGAVLASCLAFFVYSYHRPFSVDKFCAVVVSVPAAIFLVPLLLLLGLQALSVSAAERSFESKCHYLRNYNPFNQGCLLNWYLALCAPLGPKYMAEAVQLQRVLGPDWTGVPDHPWARWQANPDVFPQPLWRLERESLGRGEAAALQEVSDVLPQPKETPRWGLSPSPNPHAGPRQGPQLDPISCPEPPRPPARGSDGLP